The following are encoded in a window of uncultured Sphaerochaeta sp. genomic DNA:
- the deoC gene encoding deoxyribose-phosphate aldolase produces the protein MDRKAFCHIIDHTLLKPEATREQIEKLCIEARENEFATVAIEPVYIPYAASLLQGSKTGITSAIAYPHGSWSIKAKCHEIELCLKAGASDCDYVLDLGALKEGNWEQIRKEARECRKATGSAILKIILEVSLLTDEEIRIASLISAEEGADFVKTATGYLASPTIEQVAIMADAVKGTKTSVKAAGGFSSLKRVQQALDLGARRIGTSSAFKLLEELQS, from the coding sequence ATGGACAGAAAAGCATTTTGCCACATCATCGACCATACATTGCTCAAGCCTGAGGCAACCAGAGAACAGATAGAAAAGTTGTGCATTGAGGCGAGGGAAAACGAGTTTGCAACCGTCGCCATAGAACCCGTATACATTCCCTATGCTGCAAGTCTCTTACAGGGAAGCAAGACAGGCATCACCAGTGCAATAGCCTATCCCCATGGATCATGGAGCATTAAAGCGAAATGCCATGAAATTGAGCTTTGCCTGAAAGCAGGTGCAAGTGATTGTGACTATGTCCTCGACCTGGGAGCTCTCAAAGAGGGAAATTGGGAGCAAATCAGAAAGGAAGCACGGGAATGTCGAAAAGCTACCGGTTCAGCAATTCTCAAGATCATCCTCGAGGTATCGCTCCTCACCGATGAAGAGATTCGTATCGCTTCTCTCATCAGCGCAGAGGAAGGTGCAGATTTTGTAAAAACTGCAACCGGTTATCTCGCATCCCCAACCATCGAACAAGTGGCCATCATGGCTGATGCAGTCAAAGGAACCAAGACAAGTGTCAAAGCTGCAGGAGGGTTCTCTTCCCTAAAACGGGTACAACAAGCATTGGATTTAGGGGCAAGACGCATCGGCACCAGTTCTGCATTTAAACTCCTGGAAGAACTGCAATCATAA
- a CDS encoding sigma 54-interacting transcriptional regulator: MSEHRIFELWQEFALQQKSVELSMVTPEIGASWHRSRDLGLDPFLADMQNVSDQELNQRRRRVQELITSSLPYMHKLFTLIKDDQAVITLCDADAVILEVLANPTAYPEISYPEEGTIHSEKLVGTNAIGLALAIDSSVEVVGAEHWRKVNHAWACYANPLHAGNTIIGCINVACPITGYQDTGTIAPMVQASSNAIERELMFKLKLSDQEKVIQQQKTLLEYVDTGIIAIDRDGVIKQINQQALDIFKVQGAWEGRFLKDLFHSEVNLTALAEQGKMLDEQDLPIKIGSSYAHITCSTYKLELDKLGINLVILVRTPATVRRIVNKASGANARYSFSDIIGSCAAMEQPLKIAQLASKNNTNVLVMGETGTGKELLVQAIHNASERRNKPFIAINCGALSRELIRGELFGYEGGAFTSAKSSGSLGKFELAEGGTLFLDEIGEMPLEVQAVLLRVLQTQEVVRIGGKYPIPVNVRVIAATHRDLAIAVQEQTFRNDLYYRLNVLSINLPALRERNGDIHKLVAFFLKKFQHQFEKPNLTIDDMVCKLFEVYNWPGNIRELENVLQRAAVICENELITIHDIPSTIVNYQPNEFSHNQTQQDGFSLEEGKREKLIQILQKTNGNVREVSTLLRISRGTVYNMLNRYNIDLQAFRKGYIDS; encoded by the coding sequence ATGAGTGAGCATCGAATTTTCGAACTATGGCAGGAATTTGCACTTCAACAGAAATCGGTGGAGCTAAGCATGGTTACCCCCGAGATTGGTGCATCCTGGCATCGCTCAAGAGATCTGGGGCTTGACCCATTCCTTGCTGACATGCAGAACGTCTCTGACCAGGAGCTGAATCAGAGACGGAGGAGAGTACAGGAACTGATCACCTCGTCCCTACCCTATATGCACAAACTCTTTACCCTTATCAAGGATGACCAAGCGGTCATCACCCTCTGTGATGCAGATGCGGTTATCCTGGAGGTACTCGCCAATCCCACAGCCTATCCGGAAATTAGTTATCCCGAAGAGGGGACCATCCATAGCGAAAAGCTTGTAGGAACCAATGCAATCGGTTTGGCACTTGCCATAGACAGCTCTGTGGAAGTGGTTGGTGCAGAGCATTGGAGAAAAGTGAACCATGCATGGGCATGCTATGCAAACCCACTCCATGCAGGCAATACAATTATTGGATGCATCAATGTTGCCTGTCCCATTACAGGCTACCAAGATACAGGAACCATAGCTCCCATGGTACAAGCATCATCAAACGCCATTGAACGGGAATTGATGTTCAAACTCAAGCTCAGTGACCAAGAAAAAGTCATCCAGCAGCAGAAAACGCTGCTCGAGTATGTCGATACCGGGATCATTGCCATTGATCGGGATGGAGTAATCAAACAGATCAACCAACAGGCACTCGACATCTTCAAGGTACAGGGAGCTTGGGAAGGACGTTTTCTGAAAGACCTATTCCATAGTGAAGTAAATCTCACTGCATTGGCTGAACAAGGAAAGATGCTCGATGAGCAGGACCTACCCATCAAGATTGGCTCCTCCTATGCACATATTACCTGCTCTACCTACAAATTGGAGCTCGACAAGCTTGGCATCAATCTCGTCATCTTGGTGAGAACCCCGGCCACGGTACGGAGAATCGTCAACAAGGCCTCTGGTGCGAATGCCCGCTATAGCTTCTCTGATATCATCGGTTCCTGTGCTGCTATGGAACAACCGCTGAAAATTGCCCAGCTGGCAAGCAAGAACAACACAAATGTACTGGTGATGGGAGAAACCGGAACCGGCAAAGAGCTATTGGTCCAGGCGATTCATAATGCAAGTGAGAGACGGAATAAACCATTCATCGCCATAAATTGCGGGGCTCTTTCCCGCGAACTGATCCGAGGTGAATTGTTCGGATATGAGGGTGGGGCATTTACCAGCGCTAAGAGTAGCGGCAGTCTTGGTAAATTTGAACTTGCAGAGGGAGGAACGCTCTTCTTGGATGAGATTGGGGAGATGCCACTGGAAGTCCAGGCAGTCCTCCTTCGTGTATTGCAGACGCAGGAAGTAGTGCGAATAGGTGGCAAGTATCCAATTCCGGTGAACGTCCGCGTAATCGCGGCCACCCACAGGGACCTTGCAATTGCAGTGCAGGAACAAACATTCAGGAATGACTTGTACTACCGCTTGAATGTCCTTTCCATCAATTTGCCCGCATTGAGGGAGCGCAATGGAGACATTCATAAGCTGGTCGCATTCTTCCTCAAGAAATTTCAACATCAATTCGAAAAACCAAACCTCACGATTGATGACATGGTCTGTAAATTGTTTGAAGTATACAATTGGCCTGGAAACATCAGGGAGCTGGAGAATGTACTGCAACGCGCGGCCGTTATATGTGAGAACGAGCTTATAACCATCCATGATATTCCCAGTACCATCGTGAATTACCAACCGAATGAGTTTTCCCACAACCAAACCCAGCAAGATGGATTCTCCCTCGAAGAAGGGAAACGCGAGAAGTTGATCCAGATTCTCCAGAAAACGAATGGGAATGTACGAGAGGTCTCCACACTGCTCAGGATTTCCAGGGGGACGGTCTACAACATGCTGAACCGCTATAACATTGACTTGCAAGCCTTTAGAAAAGGCTATATCGACTCATAA
- the eda gene encoding bifunctional 4-hydroxy-2-oxoglutarate aldolase/2-dehydro-3-deoxy-phosphogluconate aldolase, producing the protein MHEALFEQIHTIGLVPVVKIDDASKAEGLAGALIAGGLPCAEVTFRTQAAEEAIKRITKAYPEMLVGAGTVTNLEYAKKAVAAGAKFLVSPGFNPTVVDWALENNIPIVPGVCTPSDIEAGISRGLTTLKFFPAEVSGGVDMLKNFAGPFPDLLFMPTGGISTKNLASYAKQPNVLAVGGSWMVKADLIEAEDWQAIEDLSREAVRTLQGLEFAHMGINNQDAAEAEKTIKGLEALGMVKKSGNSSTFLDTTIEVLPKQYLGKMGHIGFRCFSIERTLSYLSQFGFSVNDETIARDAKGKIKVCYLEQELSGFAVHLIKA; encoded by the coding sequence ATGCATGAAGCACTGTTTGAACAAATCCATACGATCGGCCTGGTACCGGTGGTGAAGATCGATGATGCCAGCAAGGCCGAGGGTCTTGCAGGAGCCCTGATCGCAGGCGGACTGCCCTGTGCAGAGGTCACCTTCCGCACCCAAGCGGCAGAGGAGGCGATCAAGCGCATCACAAAGGCATACCCCGAGATGCTCGTGGGAGCAGGCACGGTGACCAACCTCGAGTATGCAAAGAAGGCAGTGGCCGCCGGGGCCAAGTTCCTCGTCTCCCCGGGCTTCAACCCCACCGTCGTGGACTGGGCGCTGGAAAACAACATCCCCATCGTCCCGGGTGTCTGTACACCCAGCGACATCGAGGCGGGCATCAGCCGTGGGCTGACCACCCTAAAGTTCTTCCCAGCAGAGGTGAGCGGGGGCGTGGACATGCTCAAGAACTTCGCAGGGCCCTTCCCCGACCTCCTCTTCATGCCCACCGGAGGGATCAGCACCAAGAACCTTGCAAGCTATGCCAAACAGCCCAACGTCCTGGCAGTGGGCGGATCGTGGATGGTCAAGGCCGACCTCATCGAGGCGGAGGACTGGCAGGCGATAGAGGACCTGAGCAGGGAGGCGGTACGCACCCTCCAGGGACTGGAGTTCGCCCACATGGGCATCAACAACCAGGATGCAGCAGAGGCTGAGAAGACCATCAAGGGACTGGAGGCACTGGGCATGGTGAAAAAGAGTGGCAACAGTTCCACCTTCCTGGACACCACCATCGAGGTGTTGCCCAAGCAGTACCTGGGGAAGATGGGCCACATCGGCTTCAGGTGCTTCTCCATCGAGCGAACCCTCTCCTACCTCTCCCAGTTCGGCTTCTCCGTGAACGATGAGACCATCGCCCGCGATGCAAAGGGGAAGATCAAGGTATGTTACCTTGAGCAGGAACTCAGCGGATTCGCCGTTCACCTGATCAAGGCATAA
- a CDS encoding phosphoglycerate dehydrogenase: MNSFLVLITARSFGSSDEKAWELLHSHGCEVRHIKATETESVADQLHRQIAEADGIIAGLEVYDQALLSKAKKLKVISRYGVGYDAIDLEYARARNIQVTITPGANGDSVSDLAVTLMLSAARHVPYMDHQMKMGETKRPIGVEMWRKTLGVIGTGRIGAGVVKRCKGFEMEILCHDVYENEELKQHYGARYVDFATLASKSDFISIHTPLTEETKNLFNAEVFASMKPRAVLVNTARGGIIDEEALAVALETGQIGAAALDVSVQEHPETGPLASLPSCILTPHAGAATYEASSNMSLMASQNLIDILEGHDCDYCVG, from the coding sequence ATGAACTCATTCCTTGTATTGATAACCGCCCGTTCATTTGGGAGTTCTGATGAGAAAGCATGGGAGCTGTTGCACTCCCATGGATGTGAAGTCCGGCATATTAAGGCAACAGAGACAGAAAGTGTAGCAGATCAGCTACATCGGCAGATAGCAGAAGCCGATGGAATAATCGCAGGACTGGAAGTCTATGATCAAGCGCTCCTGAGCAAAGCAAAGAAACTGAAGGTAATTTCACGCTATGGGGTAGGATATGACGCGATAGACCTCGAATATGCAAGAGCGCGAAACATACAGGTCACCATAACCCCGGGAGCAAATGGGGACTCTGTGTCCGATTTGGCAGTCACACTGATGCTCTCAGCTGCCCGGCATGTTCCCTATATGGACCATCAGATGAAGATGGGTGAAACGAAGCGTCCCATCGGTGTGGAAATGTGGAGAAAGACGCTTGGTGTCATCGGAACAGGGAGAATCGGGGCAGGGGTGGTAAAGCGTTGCAAGGGTTTTGAGATGGAGATTCTCTGCCATGATGTATATGAGAATGAGGAACTGAAGCAACACTATGGGGCTCGATATGTCGATTTCGCCACGCTGGCAAGCAAGAGTGATTTCATCTCCATCCATACGCCATTAACTGAAGAGACGAAGAATTTATTCAATGCAGAGGTGTTTGCAAGCATGAAACCAAGAGCGGTGTTGGTCAATACCGCCCGTGGTGGAATCATCGATGAAGAAGCGTTGGCAGTTGCTCTTGAAACAGGACAGATTGGTGCTGCTGCTCTGGATGTCAGCGTTCAGGAGCATCCTGAGACAGGACCGCTTGCATCCTTGCCTTCCTGTATCCTGACTCCCCATGCAGGAGCAGCAACCTATGAGGCGTCAAGCAATATGAGTCTCATGGCCTCCCAGAATCTTATTGATATCCTTGAAGGCCATGATTGTGATTACTGTGTAGGTTGA
- a CDS encoding FGGY-family carbohydrate kinase: MKLLALEISTTSSKAQYVDTKLGESTLLVERNPSSSDVRDVCMHAIQLGRKAAQGKAVDCITTAGTWHSLVVCDASNVPIQPLTDWTDVSGRIFCNGLRKDASFVEEYYRESGSMVHAMYPFFKLLKQQTEGIVLTGRHVGSLAGYLHYLLTGTLKETASMLSGMGLLSTSSIDFHPMAKALGCTVSPICDWRDGSTLSKQGSRLLGLTEGIPVLPPLPDGALNQVGSRAEESGVMTLSMGTSGAMRMIIPEPWFSPIHATWLYRSVDNEFLLGAATSGCSNCVDWYKEHAFNPDVTYAQIEGSLREDSATPIFLPFLVGERCPGWDDTRLASFHDVQESMTTSAFYQGVLQGIVANLYQCYEELLKSEHIPRTIKLSGGVLHSAFWKHLCCNYFGVPMHEDSQEQTSLYGALILAARSDNEKLSEPTQTESNVLHSNPELREYYTRHYKRYRYWYEKTNKDNNRERSIQ; the protein is encoded by the coding sequence ATGAAGCTTCTGGCCCTTGAAATCAGCACCACTTCTTCGAAAGCCCAATACGTAGATACCAAATTGGGTGAATCGACATTGCTTGTTGAGCGAAATCCTTCCTCAAGTGATGTAAGGGATGTGTGTATGCATGCCATACAACTGGGGAGAAAAGCTGCTCAAGGGAAAGCGGTAGATTGTATTACCACCGCAGGAACGTGGCACAGTCTGGTGGTTTGCGATGCATCCAATGTACCCATTCAACCACTCACCGACTGGACGGATGTCTCTGGTCGTATTTTCTGTAATGGACTTAGGAAGGACGCTTCTTTTGTTGAGGAATACTATAGGGAAAGTGGATCAATGGTGCATGCAATGTATCCTTTCTTCAAGCTCCTGAAACAGCAAACAGAGGGGATTGTTCTAACAGGTCGACACGTAGGTTCTCTCGCAGGATACCTCCACTATCTTCTTACTGGTACGCTCAAGGAGACTGCTTCAATGCTTAGTGGGATGGGACTCCTTTCTACCTCATCTATAGATTTTCATCCAATGGCGAAAGCCCTGGGTTGTACTGTATCCCCTATTTGCGATTGGAGAGACGGTAGTACGCTCAGTAAGCAAGGTTCAAGATTGCTGGGATTGACCGAAGGTATTCCAGTGCTTCCTCCTCTTCCTGATGGAGCGTTGAACCAAGTAGGATCAAGAGCAGAAGAGTCAGGTGTCATGACACTTTCCATGGGAACCAGTGGGGCAATGAGGATGATTATCCCAGAACCTTGGTTCTCTCCCATTCACGCCACTTGGTTGTACCGCAGTGTGGATAATGAGTTTTTGCTCGGAGCTGCAACAAGTGGCTGTTCCAACTGTGTGGATTGGTACAAGGAACACGCCTTTAATCCAGATGTTACATATGCTCAGATTGAAGGTTCACTGAGGGAAGATTCTGCTACCCCTATATTCCTTCCATTCCTGGTGGGTGAGCGCTGTCCTGGGTGGGATGACACTCGTCTTGCAAGTTTCCATGATGTACAAGAGTCCATGACCACAAGTGCCTTCTACCAAGGTGTCTTGCAGGGAATTGTTGCCAATCTCTATCAGTGCTATGAAGAGCTACTGAAAAGTGAGCATATTCCCAGGACCATCAAACTCTCAGGGGGCGTATTGCATTCAGCCTTCTGGAAACACCTATGCTGTAATTACTTTGGTGTTCCCATGCATGAAGATAGTCAGGAACAGACGTCCCTCTATGGAGCGCTCATTCTGGCTGCCCGTTCTGACAATGAAAAACTGTCAGAACCTACACAAACAGAATCCAATGTCCTGCATTCAAATCCAGAGTTGAGAGAATACTATACTAGACATTATAAAAGATACCGATATTGGTACGAAAAAACAAATAAAGATAATAATCGAGAAAGGAGCATTCAATGA
- the fucU gene encoding L-fucose mutarotase, whose amino-acid sequence MLIGISPYIGPELLEALDRMGHGDEIVIVDAFYPGDTRSSRCIRADGIKAEDLLDGIFRLMNPDDYVKDPVVMMQPSEGDSADPAVEKSFQAVLDKYWPDTPKIQKIERQEFYDRAKRAYAVVVSGSIVKYGCIIIRKGVLPH is encoded by the coding sequence ATGTTAATTGGTATTTCCCCTTACATCGGACCAGAATTACTGGAAGCACTCGATAGAATGGGTCATGGTGATGAGATTGTCATCGTCGACGCATTCTATCCTGGAGACACTCGATCCTCCCGTTGCATCAGAGCTGATGGAATCAAGGCAGAAGACCTGCTTGATGGTATCTTCCGTCTGATGAATCCTGATGATTATGTCAAAGATCCGGTTGTGATGATGCAGCCTTCAGAAGGCGATAGCGCAGACCCTGCAGTGGAAAAATCGTTCCAGGCAGTCTTGGACAAATACTGGCCCGATACACCAAAAATCCAAAAAATAGAACGCCAGGAGTTCTATGACAGAGCAAAACGGGCATATGCTGTAGTGGTCTCTGGCTCCATCGTAAAATATGGATGTATCATCATCCGTAAGGGTGTACTGCCCCACTAA
- a CDS encoding alcohol dehydrogenase catalytic domain-containing protein: MEFTSAWVDSNEQIKMVKKTLPKPKANEVVVRIKACGICGTDIHFVKDLPAGTLTPLGHEVAGYIHEVGSPFPGLNVGDSVVVENNIACGRCEQCLNQKPQACENIYSYMDDQAGMGQFLVVPREMVIPYEGLDYPEATLAEPITVALDLSREAAIELFDDVLIMGPGIIGLSCIKLAKLRGARNVVMVGHHLDTPRGAYRGEVARKLGADLVIDSAKTGWKDELKQQFPKLFKRVIVTSPPATLGDGIELAGFCSSIVYDGIDFKHDQVTFSANDFHFAKKRLIASHAIPNWGFPQAFELLKQGHIPSSLLLTHRFTMDEVDEAFAVFGNKEEQVIKPVILID, encoded by the coding sequence ATGGAATTTACAAGCGCCTGGGTCGATAGCAATGAACAAATCAAGATGGTGAAGAAAACACTGCCCAAACCGAAAGCAAATGAGGTGGTTGTCCGTATCAAGGCGTGTGGGATTTGTGGGACTGATATCCACTTTGTAAAAGACCTTCCTGCAGGAACATTGACCCCACTTGGACATGAGGTTGCTGGGTATATCCATGAAGTAGGATCACCCTTTCCCGGCTTGAACGTCGGGGATTCAGTGGTGGTTGAGAACAATATTGCCTGTGGAAGATGTGAACAGTGCCTGAACCAGAAGCCGCAAGCCTGTGAAAATATTTATAGTTACATGGATGACCAGGCAGGAATGGGGCAATTCCTGGTAGTCCCCCGGGAGATGGTGATTCCCTATGAAGGGCTCGATTATCCTGAAGCTACCCTCGCTGAGCCCATTACCGTTGCCCTCGATCTCAGTCGGGAGGCAGCTATAGAGCTTTTTGACGATGTCCTGATCATGGGACCTGGAATCATAGGCCTAAGCTGTATCAAACTGGCAAAATTGCGTGGCGCCCGTAATGTGGTCATGGTAGGGCATCATCTCGATACTCCGCGTGGAGCCTATCGAGGCGAGGTTGCCAGAAAACTCGGAGCCGATCTGGTCATTGATAGTGCTAAGACGGGGTGGAAAGATGAGCTCAAGCAACAGTTTCCCAAGCTGTTCAAACGTGTGATTGTAACCTCTCCTCCTGCAACACTTGGCGATGGTATTGAGCTTGCCGGTTTCTGTAGCTCCATTGTCTATGACGGCATTGATTTCAAGCATGACCAGGTAACGTTCTCTGCAAATGATTTTCACTTTGCCAAGAAGCGTCTTATCGCCTCTCATGCCATTCCCAACTGGGGATTCCCCCAAGCCTTTGAGCTGTTGAAGCAGGGCCATATTCCCAGTTCTCTCTTGCTGACGCATCGATTTACCATGGATGAGGTAGATGAAGCCTTTGCTGTATTTGGCAACAAGGAGGAGCAGGTTATCAAGCCGGTGATACTTATTGATTAG
- a CDS encoding cupin domain-containing protein, translating to MILSRTAAEAVLSTTGSGNKVRWLVSKEDGSVHFEMREIRIPPGGRSSNGSHAHEHVVYVLQGKGRVVGPKEGKILLSGTSVFVPGGDEHQWVNDSGEEDLVFLCVIPSGSEDFLK from the coding sequence ATGATTTTGAGTAGAACTGCAGCAGAGGCTGTGCTCAGTACCACTGGGTCAGGAAACAAGGTCCGTTGGCTGGTGAGCAAGGAAGATGGCTCAGTCCATTTTGAGATGCGGGAGATCAGGATACCTCCTGGAGGAAGAAGCAGTAACGGGAGTCATGCACACGAGCATGTGGTGTATGTGCTGCAGGGAAAAGGCAGGGTTGTTGGTCCAAAGGAAGGAAAGATCCTGCTTTCGGGTACTTCGGTATTCGTTCCTGGTGGGGATGAGCATCAGTGGGTGAATGACTCAGGGGAAGAGGATTTGGTCTTCCTCTGTGTCATTCCATCGGGAAGTGAAGATTTTTTGAAGTGA
- the rbsK gene encoding ribokinase, with translation MAERVTVIGSFVVDLMARSPHIPVQGETVKGSIFKMGPGGKGSNQAVAAHRSGGDVVLVTKVGNDVFGKVAKDFYADEQMDSRYVFEDPELATGIALIMVDEHTSQNSITVVPGACGAISQEEIRSIDSILDDTNVLVAQLETNLDILPPAVERVHASGGIALLNPAPAPVEPLDDAFIGMFDLVTPNETEASCLTGIDVVDRESAYKAALALQAKGVKDVIITMGKMGCFLLTDEQEALMFPTMEVKVVDTTGAGDAFNGGLATALSKGKDLKQAIYFATAVASLSVTKVGTAPAMPTNDEVQQFLSALDQKAYWEQVK, from the coding sequence ATGGCAGAACGTGTAACGGTAATCGGGAGTTTTGTCGTCGATCTTATGGCTCGGTCCCCCCATATCCCGGTACAGGGAGAGACCGTAAAGGGGAGCATTTTCAAGATGGGGCCTGGGGGGAAAGGGTCCAACCAGGCAGTAGCTGCCCACCGCTCGGGTGGGGATGTGGTGCTGGTCACGAAAGTGGGAAACGATGTCTTTGGAAAGGTAGCCAAGGACTTTTATGCCGATGAGCAGATGGATAGCCGATATGTATTTGAGGATCCTGAATTGGCAACAGGCATCGCCTTGATCATGGTTGACGAACATACCTCCCAGAATAGCATCACGGTTGTTCCTGGAGCTTGTGGTGCCATTAGCCAGGAGGAGATTCGGTCCATCGATTCAATCTTGGATGATACCAATGTCCTGGTGGCTCAGCTTGAGACCAACCTCGATATTCTTCCCCCTGCAGTAGAGCGTGTGCATGCCTCGGGTGGAATTGCTTTACTGAACCCTGCGCCAGCACCGGTTGAACCTCTGGATGATGCGTTTATCGGCATGTTTGACTTGGTAACTCCCAATGAGACAGAGGCCTCCTGCCTGACCGGCATTGATGTTGTAGACCGTGAGAGTGCTTATAAGGCGGCCTTGGCCCTGCAAGCAAAAGGGGTCAAGGATGTCATCATCACCATGGGAAAGATGGGCTGTTTCCTCCTTACTGATGAACAGGAAGCCCTGATGTTCCCCACCATGGAGGTAAAGGTGGTAGATACCACCGGAGCAGGGGATGCATTCAACGGGGGACTTGCTACCGCGCTCAGCAAGGGAAAGGACCTGAAACAGGCAATCTACTTTGCAACAGCTGTAGCCTCCCTGTCAGTTACCAAGGTAGGGACAGCTCCTGCGATGCCTACCAATGATGAAGTGCAGCAGTTTCTTTCGGCATTGGATCAAAAAGCATATTGGGAGCAAGTGAAATGA
- a CDS encoding aldo/keto reductase, translating to MEYRYFGNTGLRMSAIALGTQTFGWNIDEKESKALLEEYTQAGGNYLDTADSYNNGDSERILGSWIKDIGSRRDDLILGTKVFFPTGEDVNNTGASRKHILHSVESSLKRLNTEYIDLLQIHCFDKRTPFEETLRTLDDLITAGKVRYLGASNYIPSDLMKNLMIARYTHKEPFVSLQLEYSLLVRSPEWELIPMCEREGVGMLAWSPLAGGWLSGKYRRGKDIPQNSRAGRKDRWDDQAEQRGSDQAYDIIDVLHEIAEEVGHSVSQVSINWVRQNPAGIIPLIGARTVSQLKENLDSLSWSLSDDQMKRLNEVSSIGKPSPYNFIERYTRE from the coding sequence ATGGAGTATCGCTATTTTGGGAATACAGGGTTGCGCATGAGTGCCATTGCGCTTGGTACGCAAACCTTTGGTTGGAATATTGATGAGAAGGAATCAAAGGCTCTTCTGGAGGAGTACACCCAAGCAGGGGGCAATTACCTCGATACTGCAGACTCTTACAACAACGGAGATTCCGAGAGGATCCTGGGTTCCTGGATCAAGGATATTGGTTCTAGGAGGGATGATCTGATTCTAGGTACCAAGGTGTTCTTCCCTACGGGTGAGGATGTAAATAATACCGGGGCAAGCCGAAAACACATCCTGCACAGTGTGGAGTCCAGCCTTAAACGCCTCAATACCGAATATATTGATTTGCTGCAGATTCATTGTTTTGATAAAAGGACTCCCTTCGAGGAGACCTTAAGAACGCTGGATGATCTCATCACAGCAGGAAAGGTACGGTATCTTGGTGCCTCCAACTACATTCCATCAGATCTAATGAAAAACCTTATGATCGCCCGATATACCCACAAGGAGCCTTTTGTAAGCCTCCAGTTGGAGTACAGCCTGTTGGTGCGAAGTCCTGAGTGGGAACTCATTCCGATGTGTGAGCGTGAGGGGGTGGGCATGCTTGCCTGGTCCCCTTTGGCCGGGGGATGGCTCAGTGGAAAATACCGAAGAGGAAAGGATATCCCGCAAAATAGCCGCGCAGGCAGGAAAGACCGGTGGGATGACCAAGCTGAACAACGGGGAAGTGACCAAGCCTATGACATCATAGATGTCTTGCATGAGATTGCTGAGGAAGTAGGACACAGTGTTTCACAGGTAAGTATCAACTGGGTGAGACAGAACCCAGCAGGTATCATCCCTCTCATAGGAGCTAGGACTGTCAGCCAGCTCAAGGAGAATCTTGACTCACTGTCCTGGTCATTGAGTGATGATCAGATGAAACGGCTGAACGAAGTCAGTTCCATTGGAAAACCATCGCCTTACAACTTTATCGAGCGATATACAAGGGAGTAG